The proteins below come from a single Chryseobacterium capnotolerans genomic window:
- a CDS encoding TonB-dependent siderophore receptor yields MKKIIISASLLAVTMLSAQESDTLKVAEIQSVSLQGTQNYRTKKSESVARLPLENLENPTVYNLVPKEIISEMNATDFNTAMASVPGVVVSNSVNDSGNDIFLRGFSSNASFRNGLIQNPRVQSEIANIERVEVIKGPSGTLFGGTLANYGGVVNVVTKKPQENFGGIINYTTGSWGMNRITADVNTPLNKEKTALARFNVAAYSQDSFQDAGYSKGVFFSGSILYKVSDKTTVTLDTEFHAPEKTLNAYVRQSEKLTYHSMKDLEAIHGRSFTSNDVGSKRTNFVTMAEVTHKFNDQWTSRTSYQRGEANEKESIFLVLNYMDNNRVSRSIRPFDNYKITTDNIQQNFIGDFKIGNLRNRLVVGLDYFQQSSKNQYPVFTVGKNTNSAFAPYPLNGVIGENYGTEKGNDIVTLNDTSDWTPISRDVVKKLPRTATKYEIAQYSTYSAYVSNVLNVTDNLLVMASLRMDHYKNEDIKRNGVSGTEGYSQTQFSPKFGLVYEIKKDEISFFANYVNGFKNIAPGPNQDGVLTKWDPEQGNQFEAGFKLDLFGKKLLSTISYYNMRVKNRVIADPGGLGSRQDGNIKNQGFEMDIVINPVKGWNIVGGYGFNDNRYDDRSKDAGKRVAWAPKHVANLWTSYKIMDGTYEGLGFGAGFNFVDKTYINITNHFLAPSYTTVGATVFYDKKKYRIGVKMNNALNQTYWNFYGQPQKPREFLANFAFKF; encoded by the coding sequence ATGAAAAAAATTATTATTTCTGCATCATTATTAGCAGTGACCATGCTGAGTGCACAGGAAAGTGATACGCTTAAAGTAGCTGAGATCCAATCAGTATCCCTTCAGGGAACCCAGAATTACAGGACCAAAAAATCAGAATCAGTAGCAAGGCTACCGTTAGAAAACCTTGAAAATCCCACAGTTTACAATCTTGTTCCAAAAGAGATTATCAGTGAAATGAATGCCACAGATTTCAATACGGCAATGGCGTCAGTTCCTGGAGTTGTCGTGAGTAATAGTGTCAACGATAGCGGGAATGATATTTTCCTGAGAGGATTCAGTTCCAACGCCAGTTTCAGAAACGGATTGATCCAAAATCCAAGAGTACAATCGGAAATTGCTAATATTGAAAGAGTAGAAGTCATCAAAGGGCCATCAGGAACATTGTTCGGTGGTACTTTGGCTAATTATGGGGGAGTGGTGAATGTTGTGACGAAAAAGCCGCAGGAAAACTTTGGAGGAATCATTAATTATACTACCGGAAGCTGGGGAATGAACAGGATCACCGCAGATGTAAATACTCCGTTGAATAAAGAAAAAACAGCATTGGCAAGATTCAATGTAGCCGCTTATTCTCAGGATTCTTTCCAGGATGCTGGATATAGCAAAGGAGTGTTTTTCTCAGGAAGTATTCTTTATAAAGTAAGTGACAAAACTACAGTAACCTTAGATACAGAATTCCATGCACCGGAAAAAACACTGAATGCCTATGTGAGACAGTCTGAAAAATTGACCTATCACTCTATGAAAGACCTTGAAGCCATTCATGGCAGGTCATTTACCAGTAATGATGTTGGATCGAAGAGAACCAATTTTGTAACGATGGCCGAAGTTACCCATAAATTCAATGACCAATGGACTTCCAGAACATCCTATCAAAGAGGTGAAGCCAATGAAAAAGAATCTATATTTCTGGTATTAAACTATATGGATAACAATAGGGTAAGCCGAAGTATCCGTCCTTTTGATAATTATAAAATCACAACAGACAATATTCAGCAGAATTTTATCGGAGATTTTAAAATCGGAAATCTTAGAAACCGATTAGTCGTTGGTTTGGATTATTTCCAACAGAGCAGTAAAAACCAATATCCTGTTTTTACTGTGGGTAAAAACACAAATTCAGCATTTGCTCCTTATCCTTTAAATGGAGTAATCGGGGAAAATTATGGAACTGAAAAAGGAAATGATATTGTTACATTAAATGACACTTCCGATTGGACTCCTATATCACGTGATGTTGTTAAAAAGCTTCCAAGAACCGCTACAAAATATGAGATTGCTCAATACAGTACATACAGTGCTTATGTTTCCAATGTATTAAATGTTACCGATAACCTTCTTGTAATGGCAAGTTTAAGAATGGACCATTACAAAAATGAAGATATTAAAAGAAATGGAGTATCCGGAACAGAAGGATACAGCCAGACTCAATTCTCTCCAAAATTTGGCTTGGTATATGAAATTAAAAAAGATGAAATTTCATTCTTTGCCAACTATGTGAACGGGTTTAAAAATATTGCTCCGGGACCTAATCAGGATGGTGTTCTTACCAAATGGGACCCTGAGCAAGGAAACCAGTTTGAGGCCGGGTTCAAATTAGATCTGTTTGGTAAAAAACTATTATCTACCATTTCTTATTATAATATGAGGGTTAAGAATAGAGTAATTGCTGATCCGGGAGGCCTGGGAAGCAGACAGGATGGTAATATTAAAAATCAGGGATTTGAAATGGATATCGTGATCAACCCGGTAAAAGGATGGAATATCGTAGGAGGATATGGGTTCAATGATAACCGCTATGATGACAGAAGTAAAGATGCCGGAAAGAGAGTGGCATGGGCGCCTAAACACGTAGCCAATTTATGGACGAGTTACAAAATCATGGATGGAACTTATGAAGGACTTGGTTTCGGAGCTGGATTCAATTTTGTAGATAAAACCTACATCAATATTACAAACCATTTCCTGGCGCCATCTTATACCACAGTAGGAGCAACGGTTTTCTATGACAAGAAAAAGTATAGAATAGGAGTGAAGATGAATAATGCATTGAATCAAACCTATTGGAATTTCTACGGACAGCCACAAAAACCAAGAGAGTTCCTGGCCAATTTCGCATTTAAATTCTAA
- a CDS encoding alpha/beta hydrolase, with amino-acid sequence MNKYCIAYLSLLLFLTACREDEFNKEYVRDFMLSSAINGSNYHIKVAVPKNYPSASEYKTIYVLDSKWDFDFVAREVQKQSENFHRDDVLVVGIGWGNDRLDDYLPVPFKNGKGQADEFAKVINDELIPKLEKDFHAADSREERVILGHSAGGLFGVYCFTNYPDIFGNYLCLSPSLWIGDQVVMSHEKQNRIANQTRNGRFFLAVGELEESGMRPPIEALRQILSQHYKGFAQEYNMAKGLDHLGSKKPNIQKAVSFYFKQF; translated from the coding sequence ATGAACAAATATTGTATTGCTTATTTAAGCCTATTATTGTTTTTAACGGCTTGCCGGGAGGACGAATTTAATAAAGAATATGTAAGAGATTTTATGCTCAGCTCAGCAATTAACGGAAGTAATTATCATATAAAAGTCGCAGTTCCTAAAAACTATCCTTCTGCTTCGGAATATAAAACCATTTATGTTCTGGATTCAAAATGGGATTTTGATTTTGTAGCAAGGGAGGTACAAAAACAATCTGAGAATTTTCATCGTGATGATGTTCTTGTTGTAGGAATCGGATGGGGTAATGACCGGCTGGATGATTACCTTCCTGTTCCTTTTAAAAACGGAAAAGGCCAAGCTGATGAATTTGCAAAGGTTATTAATGATGAATTGATCCCAAAGTTAGAAAAGGATTTTCATGCTGCTGATTCCAGAGAAGAACGGGTAATTCTGGGACATTCTGCTGGGGGCTTATTCGGAGTATATTGTTTTACCAATTATCCTGACATTTTTGGCAACTATCTTTGTTTGAGCCCTTCGCTTTGGATAGGAGATCAGGTTGTTATGAGCCATGAAAAACAAAACAGAATCGCGAATCAAACCCGAAATGGCAGATTCTTTCTAGCCGTGGGTGAACTTGAAGAATCTGGAATGAGGCCTCCTATAGAAGCACTCCGACAGATCCTTTCCCAACATTATAAAGGCTTCGCTCAAGAATACAACATGGCTAAGGGACTGGATCACTTAGGTTCTAAAAAGCCCAATATCCAAAAGGCTGTCTCTTTTTATTTTAAACAATTTTAA
- a CDS encoding helix-turn-helix domain-containing protein, translating to MATGWQLIYVAGISISLFLFIMLISKRKKTSADKILSIWFFFALVHLIFIAWYASELAYKIPALVGWELPLPFLHGPFLYLYILFLSGQQRYKGLYLLHFIPAVLVAAILAFVLPEVHSSTSVLSAFTPLFHGMVISIMISGVVYVILSLILLSRHQRNIVGQFSNTDKITLNWMRYLISGIGVIWIVVIFIQSAQALYIAVALFIFFIGYFGIRQTGIFSNSFSPHEILLPATLETPAQSEEADLITETTDHIKYEKTKVDENKASEIQAKLQVLMKEEECYKDPELTLGDLAGMLNIAPGVISQVINSKEEKNFYDYVNTLRVEAFKQLLLEPESRQYTLLALAFECGFNSKTSFNRNFKKITGISPSAYAKSLKVEVASGD from the coding sequence ATGGCAACAGGCTGGCAACTTATTTACGTAGCTGGGATTTCGATATCGCTTTTTCTTTTCATCATGTTGATTAGTAAGCGGAAAAAAACCAGTGCCGACAAGATTCTGAGCATCTGGTTCTTTTTTGCCCTGGTACATTTGATCTTTATTGCTTGGTATGCTTCAGAATTGGCTTATAAAATTCCGGCTCTTGTGGGATGGGAATTACCGCTGCCATTCCTTCATGGTCCTTTTTTATATCTGTATATTTTGTTTCTGAGCGGCCAGCAGCGCTATAAGGGATTGTATTTACTTCATTTTATTCCTGCTGTATTGGTGGCTGCAATATTGGCGTTTGTTCTTCCGGAAGTACATTCAAGTACCTCAGTATTATCAGCTTTTACTCCTCTATTTCATGGAATGGTTATCAGTATTATGATTTCAGGTGTTGTTTATGTAATACTATCACTGATACTCCTTAGCAGGCATCAGCGGAATATTGTAGGACAATTCTCTAATACAGACAAGATTACCCTTAACTGGATGCGGTATCTTATCTCTGGAATAGGGGTGATCTGGATTGTAGTGATTTTTATACAATCGGCACAAGCTCTGTATATTGCAGTTGCATTATTCATCTTCTTTATTGGGTATTTTGGCATCCGTCAGACTGGTATTTTTTCAAATTCATTCTCACCCCATGAAATACTTCTTCCGGCAACGCTTGAAACACCTGCTCAGTCAGAAGAAGCTGATCTTATTACAGAAACGACTGATCATATAAAGTATGAAAAAACAAAAGTGGATGAAAACAAAGCCTCTGAAATTCAAGCTAAATTGCAGGTTTTAATGAAAGAAGAGGAGTGTTATAAAGACCCTGAACTCACTTTAGGAGACCTAGCCGGGATGTTGAATATTGCACCGGGAGTTATTTCCCAGGTTATCAATTCAAAGGAAGAGAAAAATTTTTATGATTACGTTAATACTCTCAGGGTAGAAGCTTTCAAACAATTACTATTGGAGCCGGAAAGCCGGCAATATACCCTTTTAGCTCTGGCTTTTGAGTGTGGATTCAATTCTAAAACCAGTTTTAACCGAAATTTTAAAAAAATCACAGGTATCTCTCCCAGTGCTTATGCCAAGAGTCTGAAGGTAGAGGTCGCATCCGGGGATTAA
- a CDS encoding PHB depolymerase family esterase encodes MKTYILWSILIFSANPIFAQKKEFRDDKVDTLMFVNNRKIVNDLNAKLFQKKIFSQDNLQIPYRLLTPKNNSAKKKLPLVITFHNSTRIGTDNENQLEPLARIWLREDIYSKYPCYVIAPQFSKRSSNYESAAGDIQMAKPSDEANAVLELIKNVEKEYPNIDKDRIYLIGYSMGASTAQNLLSLKPDVFATMVSIAAVPDFSNISKINRKNIWLIHGQKDNENPYNGSVELFKKMPSNPNLTFTTFTQLNHNNIVIPFLLTEEIPKWLFGKHK; translated from the coding sequence ATGAAAACCTATATTTTGTGGTCTATCTTAATTTTTAGTGCAAATCCAATCTTTGCTCAAAAAAAAGAATTTCGGGATGACAAAGTGGATACCTTGATGTTTGTCAACAATCGAAAAATAGTAAATGACCTTAATGCCAAACTTTTCCAGAAAAAGATATTCTCACAAGATAATTTACAAATCCCTTACAGGCTTTTAACTCCAAAAAATAATTCGGCTAAGAAAAAACTTCCACTGGTGATTACTTTTCATAATTCAACCAGAATTGGAACGGATAATGAGAATCAACTGGAACCATTGGCCAGAATCTGGCTGAGAGAAGATATTTACAGTAAATATCCATGCTACGTCATAGCACCACAATTCAGCAAACGTTCTTCCAATTATGAAAGCGCTGCAGGAGATATTCAAATGGCGAAACCGTCAGATGAAGCTAATGCAGTGCTTGAATTGATCAAAAATGTAGAAAAAGAATATCCCAATATTGACAAAGACAGAATTTACCTGATAGGCTATTCCATGGGAGCTTCAACAGCACAGAACCTTTTAAGTCTTAAACCTGATGTGTTTGCTACGATGGTATCTATAGCCGCTGTTCCGGACTTTTCAAACATATCAAAAATAAACAGGAAAAATATCTGGCTGATCCATGGACAAAAGGACAACGAGAACCCTTATAATGGGAGTGTTGAATTATTCAAGAAAATGCCTTCAAATCCAAACTTAACTTTCACTACCTTCACCCAGCTCAATCATAATAATATTGTTATTCCTTTCTTATTAACGGAAGAAATACCCAAATGGTTATTTGGAAAACATAAGTAA